The Polyodon spathula isolate WHYD16114869_AA chromosome 23, ASM1765450v1, whole genome shotgun sequence genome has a window encoding:
- the LOC121298272 gene encoding ubiquitin carboxyl-terminal hydrolase BAP1-like yields MNKGWLELESDPGLFTLLVEDFGVKGVQVEEIYDLQSKCQSPVYGFIFLFKWIEERRSRRKVSTLVDETSVIDDDIVNDMFFAHQLIPNSCATHALLSVLLNCNDVELGLTLSRMKEFTKGFSPESKGYAIGNAPELAKAHNSHARPEPRHLPEKQNGISAVRTMEAFHFVSYVPIKGRLFELDGLKAYPIDHGPWGEEEEWTDKARRVIMERIGLATAGEPYHDIRFNLMAVVPDRRIKYESKLHVLKMNRQTVLEGLQQLIRVTQPELVQDRKAQESSPPEETSPTVKKEAESDKALATADPSRTESAESSSSQSQPEPNPSSTSRSKAPRKQVLCSQTDPPVTPSPTVQRWPAFLDNHNYAKSPMQEEEDLAAGVGRTRVPVPSLQPYSDDEDDYDEEEEDTSKAEAPVRYKRKPGLKQSKGGQLSLLQPNTMGVLTEKLKESQRKDLTVPLTIKTAAAGGICITAPSQPSPTPSNESTDTASEIGSAFNSPLRSPIRSASATRPSSPVTSHLSKVLFGEDEGLLRLDCLRYNRAVRDLGQAVSSALLHLQADGVLCTLAHTEQSPKEVKNESGQLQSNVEENNEALEPRHSKEKLDTGENSTSKTIGEKYSPKELLALLKCVEAEIANYEACLKEEVEKRKKYKIDDQRRTHNYDEFICTFISMLAQEGMLASLVEQNISVRRRQGVSIGRLHKQRKPDRRKRSRPYKAKRQ; encoded by the exons atgaacaaaggGTGGCTTGAACTGGAAAGTGACCCCG GACTCTTCACTCTACTTGTGGAGGATTTTG GGGTGAAAGGAGTACAGGTGGAGGAGATCTATGACTTGCAGAGTAAATGCCAAAG TCCTGTGTACGGCTTCATCTTCTTATTTAAGTGGATTGAAGAGCGCCGATCCCGGAGGAAGGTCTCTACCTTGGTGGATGAGACGTCTGTCATTGATGATGACATTGTAAACGACATGTTCTTTGCACATCAG CTGATCCCCAACTCGTGTGCAACCCACGCCTTGCTGAGTGTCCTCCTGAACTGTAACGATGTAGAGCTCGGACTAACCCTAAGCCGTATGAAGGAGTTTACCAAAGGGTTCAGCCCAGAG AGTAAAGGCTATGCAATTGGCAATGCACCAGAGCTTGCAAAAGCTCACAACAGCCATGCTAG ACCTGAACCACGACACCTTCCAGAGAAACAGAATGGGATCAGTGCTGTGAGAACGATGGAGGCCTTCCACTTCGTCAGTTACGTGCCGATCAAGGGGCGCTTGTTTGAGCTCGATGGGCTGAAAGCGTACCCCATTGACCATG GACCTTGGGGAGAGGAAGAGGAGTGGACGGACAAAGCCAGGAGAGTCATCATGGAGAGGATAGGACTGGCTACAGCTGG GGAGCCATACCACGATATCCGCTTCAACCTGATGGCTGTTGTCCCCGACCGGCGTATAAAATATGAGTCTAAGTTACACGTGctcaaaatgaacagacagaccGTGCTGGAGGGCCTTCAACAG CTTATCCGGGTGACACAGCCAGAACTGGTCCAGGATCGGAAAGCACAGGAATCCTCGCCTCCAGAAGAGACTTCTCCTACAGTGAAAAAGGAAGCAGAGTCAGACAAGGCACTGGCTACAGCAGACCCCTCACGCACAG AATCTGCAGAGTCTTCCTCTTCGCAGAGCCAGCCGGAACCAAACCCGAGCTCAACAAGCAGATCAAAAGCCCCAAGGAAACAGGTGCTGTGCTCGCAGACCGACCCGCCCGTCACCCCCAGCCCCACAGTCCAGCGGTGGCCAGCCTTCCTCGACAACCACAACTACGCCAAGTCTCCCATGCAG gaggaggaggacctAGCAGCGGGGGTAGGGCGGACCCGGGTTCCAGTCCCCTCACTTCAGCCTTACTCGGATGATGAGGATGATTACGATGAAGAGGAAGAGGACACCAGCAAAGCCGAGGCTCCAGTGAG GTACAAGAGGAAGCCTGGCCTGAAGCAGTCAAAGGGAGGCCAGCTGTCCCTCTTGCAGCCCAACACCATGGGCGTGCTGACTGAGAAGCTGAAGGAGTCCCAGAGGAAGGACCTGACGGTGCCGCTCACCATCAAAACTGCTGCAGCGGGGGGCATCTGCATCACTGCCCCCTCCCAGCCCTCACCCACCCCCAGCAATGAGAGCACAGACACCGCCTCGGAGATTGGCAGCGCCTTCAACTCCCCGCTGCGCTCGCCAATCCGCTCAGCCAGCGCCACTCGACCCTCCAGCCCCGTCACCTCCCACCTCTCCAAGGTGCTGTTCGGGGAGGACGAGGGCCTGCTGCGACTTGACTGCCTGCGCTACAACCGGGCCGTGAGGGACCTGGGCCAGGCCGTCAGCTCTGCATTGCTCCACCTGCAGGCCGACGGAGTGCTCTGCACCCTCGCTCACACCG AGCAAAGTCCTAAGGAGGTGAAGAATGAGAGCGGGCAGCTGCAGAGCAATGTAGAGGAGAACAATGAGGCTCTTGAACCCAGACACAGCAAGGAGAAACTGGACACTGGGGAAAACAGTACCAGCAAAACCATAGGAGAGAAATACTCCCCTAAA GAGCTCCTCGCTTTGCTCAAATGTGTAGAGGCTGAGATAGCCAACTATGAGGCCTGCCTGAAAGAGGaggttgaaaaaagaaagaaatacaag attgatGACCAAAGGAGGACTCACAACTATGACGAGTTTATATGTACTTTTATATCCATGCTGGCACAGGAAG GAATGCTGGCCAGCCTTGTGGAACAGAACATCTCTGTACGACGTCGTCAGGGCGTCAGCATCGGACGCCTCCACAAACAGAGGAAGCCGGACCGTCGGAAACGCTCCCGACCATACAAAGCCAAGCGGCAGTAA